The genomic window cttggagcaaagatctaatggcgaacaacttgggcacaaccacagttgcctacaccctcactgaaggccaatCAAATaaccggccacctttcttcaacgggaagaactactcCTACTGGAATGAAAGGATAagaatcttcatccaatccattaactacaacatatggaagattgttgtgagcgatcccaagattccaacaaaaacaagtgctgatggagtggtgactccaaaagaagaagctgaatggaatgaagatgataagaagaagatagagctgaatgctaaagcaatcaaccttcttcactgtgctatcagctttgaagaatACCGGAaagtgtctagatgcaagacagccaaagaaatctgagaaaaactccaggttacacacgaagacactaaacaagtcaaagaaacgaggattgatatgctgcgaaaagagtacgagatatttagcatgaaggatggagaaagcattgatgaagcgtttgagagattctcaatcataatcaacaaccttgatgctatgggtacaaactatgtaaaacaaaccttggtgagaaaacttcttagaagcctcacaaaagaatggaaaaacactgccactgtcctaactgagagtaacaacataagtcccataacctatgatgagctgagaggaaaactccttgcctatgaagccacacacacaaacacagactcaaagaaaaagggaatagccctcaagtcacaaatagaaccgaaagagagtgagtctagtgatggtatttcagatgacgaacttttgttttttgctaggagatttagaaggatgatgaaaaacaagggcaaatacaagggttcaagttcaaaggagcacaagatcgacttgagcaaagtgacatgccatcactgcaaggaggctggacacttcaagctaaactgtctaaagctcaaaaaggaggacaaaggaaagaagaaaaggaagagagtactcatggcagcttgggaggatcttgagaacgactcaaatgaagaagaagaatctaaaggagatgacaaagactgcttcatggctggaaacaacaatcttaatgaggtaaattactatgatttgaccattgaggacttacatgttattattgatgatctcactttaaacacctcaaaactgcttgacaagtacaatgaatgcagatctgaaagagatgtgttaagagctgaaaataattttttaaaagaaaaagtgaaggaaactgaatgtgctttggacatcattgaagaaaacagatttctaaaatctgaacttgaaaaactaaaaggaaagcacattgtggatccttctcatgagttaattgctgaaaataaaagattaaatgatatgattaaaaggctgaatggtgacttagcaaaatttgctcaaggttctagtaacttggacaaattacttgcaagtcaaagaccattgtttgaaaaatctggtttaggctacatagccaaggaagatgcagtTTCCAACACTCcctctataaaatttgtggcttcttcatcaaataccaaatccATACCAAACAAATCGGGTATTGGATATGTTTCAACTTTTGAAGAAAAACTTGATGAAGTgtacacaagtgaaactgagccttcaccaagaactgatccgagttcaaaccggccaggtttgggttacatttcgaaaaatgaggctgctttcaagaaaccaccattttacaacaaaacctcattttcgaaaggtaaaaatgttcaaagaaattctggtgaaaatgcttttacaaagaggaataactttaataaaaatcagtttgtcaaaagaaatgcatctcctctaaaaacaaaaaaatttcaacactttaatcatttcaagcaatataactcacCTCAATTTCAGCGACACACATAAGAAAATCATTgtgtcaattgcaagaaatttagtcactcatatgcacaatgtttcattgaaaagagagttgtaggaaacaaagtttataatgttgtttgtgatttcaatgcacttgggcaaccaagatggattaacttcaaaggatccaaattaatttggatacctaaggctacttgaaaTTCTTCATTAAGATTTGCCTAGCatctaagaacaaaaaggacatgtggtacatggatagtggatgttcaaggcacatgactggaaggtcaacttacttcatcaaactaaacaagtatgatggaggttttgtgacttttggagatgatggtaaaggtaaaatcattgctgttggaaaagtaggtaatgagcaatctactttcattgatgatgtacttttggtatgtggtttgaagcacaatcttttgagtataagtcagctgtgtgatttaggatatttagttattttcaaaaggcttgaatgttgtgttgttaatgaaaagacaaatgaagtgatgtttattgccaagcgttttaataatatgtatggacttactcttgatgaactaaaagatcaaaaggtagcttgtcttcactctaaagaatctgaaaagtggttatggcacaagagattgggcaatgtaagtatgtttcaaataaacaaacttgtaaagaaagaattagtaagaggtattcctttgataaagtttgacaaagacatcacttgtgatacttgccaaatggaaaaacaaacaaaaagttcttttaaaccaaaggaagacatctctactaaaagaccacttgagttgctacacattgatttatttggtccaacaagaactcaaagcctaggtggtaaacattatggtttagtaattgtggatgactatactaggtttggttgggttttatttcttgcacacaaaaatgaagccttttcggcctttgaacctttttgcaagaaaatacaaaatgaaaaagatttgaaaatctcttctataaagagtgatcatggaactgaatttgaaaataatttatttgaatccttttgtgaggaatttggaatatctcacaacttctcttgtccaagaacaccacaacaaaatggtattgtggaaagaagaaatagaagtatacaagagatgacaagagctatgctttgtgagagtaatgttccaaaattcctttgggctgaagcagTTAACAtggcttgccacattttgaatagaacaatcacaaggaaatttttgaagaaaaccccttatgaactttggaaaggctacccaccaaacttagattacttgcacatctttggatgcaaatattttgttttaaataataaagaaaatttgggaaaatttgatccaaaggcttatgagtgtttgtttgtaggatattccacaactagtaaagcatatagggtttatcatcaagatgctaggattattgaggagtccatacatgttacattttgtgatactaatttagtgcaaagcattttggaagattgtgatgcgggaaatcaagctcaaatggaagatgaaaccactcaaagtaatgaaaaaggaaattctggtcaaactgaaccagaaactgcaactgctgaaaattcaacagacaattccattttgtctcatgaatctgaaggaaatcctgAAGCCAGCAACGCCCTGAATCCCTTGGTATCTGAATCTGCCTTCAAATctaccagacctcgtgaatggagattcttgaagaattatcctgaggaatttgtcattggggatgtctctcatggagtgcaaactcggtcttccactagaaaggcaaataAAGGATCTaacattgcccttctttcacaaatagagccACAAAACGTCAAAGAAGCCCTTAGTGACCCCTCTTGGGTTAAAtctatggaggatgagcttcttgagtttgaaaagaaccaagtgtggactttggttccaaggccaagtggaaagaaagtgactgGCAACAAGTGGATATTTCagaacaagttgggagaagatggtagcattgcaagaaacaaggcaagactagtggcacaaggatatgaccaagaagaaggaatagactttgatgaatcctttgcccctgttgcccgaatggaagccataagacttctcttagcttatgctgcattttgtgattttaaattatatcaaatggatgtgaaatgtgtatttttgaatggtgtgatagatagagaggTGTATGTAgagcagcctcctggttttgaaaataaagagcattctaatcatgttttcaaattatctaaagctctctatggtttaagacaagctccttggtatgagagacttagctcttttcttttgaaaaatggttttcaaagaggcaccactgacacaactctatttatcaagaattctaatgattcttttattctagtccaaatatatgttgatgacattatttttggatcagccaatgaatccctttgttctaAATTTGGAAAGCTTAtgcaagtgaatttgacatgagtatgatgggtgaacttaattttttccttgggctgcaaattaaacaaactgaaacaagtattttcattcatcaagagaagtatgccaaggaattagttaagaaatttggtatgaaaaatgccaaacccatgggaactccgaTGATTTTtttgcagttggttattgtgatgcagattttgctggtgatagagttgatagaaggagcacttcagGTTTATGTTGCTTCTTTGGAAAGTCCTTAAAcgtttggtcaagtaagaagcaaccaacagtggccctatccactgcagaggctgagtatatagctgcctCTTcctgttgttctcagcttttatggttaaaaacacagcttgccgattacaaattaaatgctgaaaatattccttgtgataatatgagtgccattaatatttctaaaaatccagttttgcactctaggactaaacatattgaagtgaaatttcactcaataagagagcatatccaaaagggggatatttgcattcaatttgttaaatcagaggagcaattagcagatatttttacaaaaccattagctgaggatagattctgcatgcttaggacttgtctaggaattttgagttatgattcctTCTTTAAAAATTGCTGATGTATTTGCTGGAgcgtttttgtctcataaacaggtatgagacaattctgggcaggtgATGAACGTTTCCTTCAAATCAGCGTGTTCTGGGCTTGTTTCAAGTAAAACTCAATCTGGGCCAAATTCAAAATTCAGATCATGAGTAGTCCAAATGTGTTTTCTTAAGTCCAACCATCTCTAGGCCCAAATATGAATGTTACAAttttttggttaaaaatttttgttggcctgtgtgtttaattttttttgaaaaagttttattttaatttttgtcaaaaaagattttcagtttaatttttttaaggatttcgaatatttaaaattaaattttcttgttttgaaaatcaaatcaaatctttcttttatgaggtcatgtcttttcaagtcttttcaaatggtgatgcagttgcatggttttggaaatcttcttttgggtacggttaccaacacttcctctcttccctccataactccCTCTCTATCCCTTCAGTTTTCACCACTACCCTCATTACTCTTTTTCTTCTTAAATCAAAAACCactaaatgaggaagaaaaccatagCACACAAACCTCCTCGTGAAAAGGTGTATAAACTTCCATCCAAGCCTTCCACTCGCTCCCAAGACAGAACCTTCACACCTTCACcatctcctcctacctctcctcctcgcACTGCTCCCATGGCACGAACCAAGACCACACCAAGGTACCCTACCCCTGCCAAACCGACGCCACCACCTAAGGCAACGTCATCCAAACCAAGCTCCTCGAAACCTGGCTCATCCAAGGGTAAGCGTCCTACTGTCGAAGAACCTGTTCCTGAGACAACAAAACCTAAGCCAAAGTCTGTTCCTGTGCGCTCTCAACGAGGTAACACTCGAGTCCCTCTCAAAAATGTTAAAGAACCAGACATTGGACCTTTTGATCACAAAGCCCATTTTTTGACCTCTCACTCGAACTATAATCCCTATAgataggggtgcacagacccggaCCGGCCCGAAGGCCCGGCCCAGCCCCGAAGGGATTTGGGCCGCGAAGACCCGGACCCGAAGTGACCCGAAGTAGACCCGGGAAAAAATAATGAAATCAGGAAGGGAAGTGAAGCCGGGACCGGgccatggctcgggtcacccgGACCCGGCCCGGTGGCCCGGCCATATACACGTTACACACACACAAACGCGTTATAGCCTTACAGTACAGGTTTGAGGTTTCTAATTAGGGGCTAGGGCAACACAGAACACGCATCGCATTCACTGCCTCGTGCCTCCTTCAGCAGCTCAGCGCCTCAGCCCTCGCCCCTCAGCCATTGAGGCTCACCCCACACCCCAAGTCCCCACTCCGGCACTCCCCACGCCCCACTCCGGCTCTGGCAGTCGCCACTCCCACGGCGCAGGCCAATCCGGTGACCTTGACCTCATCTTCTCTCCCCACGGCCTACTCCGAGTTTCGTGGCACACACCACGCATCACCGACTCCTCCCTTTCTCATCTCTTCACAACCCTCTGTGTTCACCCCAGTCACCGCCGAAGCTCTTCGTTCGACGGACGATAGTGACGATGTACGGTGCTGCCCTGCTTCTCGGCGACGTTGCTCTGCTCTGCTCTGCTAGTCCTGCTCCCTCTGTTCTGCTCTCTTCTCCAGTCTTCTTTTCAGGTCTTCTGCTCAGGtaagtaattaattttattatgtcATTAATATTCTGATTAAGGATTAGGGTTTTTGATAAACAGAATTTGTGAATTTTGGTTGTAGGTGTTGATTTTCATTATTAGAACTCTGATTAGGTGTGGCTGTTGATGTGTGTTTAGCTTATTTTTTGTTCTGATTCACTGTTTACTACTGATTTCTGGGTTTACTAATTCTTTACTGAGTAGGTGTGGATTTACTGATTCTTTACTGATTAGGTGTGGGTGTTGATGTGTGTTAAATGATTTGTTTAGCTGATTAGTTACTGATTATCTTGTTCAGTTGTTCTTATATGACAAGTTGAGCTGAACTATATTGTACAGGTGCATTGGACCATAACATTTATCAGAGCGAAGGTTCACCTGCACCAGAAGATCCAGAGACAGCcaagaaagtaaaattgctgaaTGAGAGTATGAAGCAAAGCTTGGTTTAAGGTAATCCAGCACTAACCATTTTGGTATTTTGCGCAATGAAGCTGCACACACGCATTCACATGTTCATATTTTGAGAGTATGAAGCAAAGCTTGGTTTAAGATGTTTGGCATTGTTTGGCCATTTGTGACTCTTTCAAGTTGCATCATCCCGTGCCTACAGGACAAAGAGGGATTGTTAGTGTAATATGGTGAAGAGAAAGATTGGATATTGTATAATCCTTATTCTGCCTTCTAgtgtttgtttggttgatgattaATTGTATGTaagcatcttttttttttttctttattgtaTGATCATTTTTGTTTGTTTGGTTGATTGCTTGATCATTACTTGTATGTAAGCCATTTTATATGTTGAACTTGGTCTTTGCCCTCTAATTCAGGAGAAtctcaaacccggcttcacccggcccatgtgcacccctacctatagattcaaatctgccatgaatAATGATTTTTCTGATGGGGTTATAAAGTATCGTATCCTGTGTCcctcttttcttgctgatttgccatctttgaaaagaaaagatttttcatttgttgataacttgatttttctggactggaatcatctttttgacatcaaaaagcctatttatcccttgttggtcaaagaattttatgcaaacataaTTTATCATGAAGGCATTGCTCACTCATATGTAAAGGGCCGAGACATAGTTTTAaataatgaaactatcagtgatgctttgaagtatactgatgttgggACTTGTGCTTACACTTcggttaagtgggatgaaggtgtTGGAATTTCTTATCATGATGCATTGGCACACATCTGTGAACATATTTCTTTAAttgatggcattacacccactcacaaagccctggGGTATGAGCGTGCTCAGTTACACCGAATGGTCAACCACATTATTCTTCCTCAAAGtggctcatatcaaagggtttcctacactgatactcttgttttatatgcccttctcaccAAAACTGAAATGTCATTTGCATACTTGATGGTTAGATATATGTTTGATACTGTTAGGAGTGAAAAGGACAAAGtacttccttatggcatgtttctaacttgcatattttagtattttggtgttgacttgaccaatgagGAATATCAAAATAGACATTAATACCTAAaagggggtggttcagtgaaacagcaaaaaggatCTACTAGATCTGAAAGAGTTAtcctagatgatgaagatgatgacttTGTCCCTGAGAATTCTCCTGCTCCTTCCACTGAGGGTACATCCATCTCTACTGGAAAGAAATCTACCTTGCTGAATATGGTCAAAGATGTTGTTCAAGAGTTTGTTTCTCAATCAAATCACTTGATTGCTATGAGCAAAGAGCAAAGAAAGCTGGCTCgcaagcatgagaacttcctAAAGAAATCAAGGGATAGAGTGGCTGTGTTCATGTCCTTCATCGATAACCTTCAAGAGGATGAAGACCCTaccactgatgttgaagaggaagctaattcGGAAGGGAATGGTTCTAATGCCTAGAAATTGTCTCATGAAAATTGCTGctgctctctttttgtctcatgaattctgtttattttgctactattgaACTGTTTTTatcttggatgactgtaataactctaaTTACTGCTGCACTTCTATTAGTTTAGGTCAAACTTTGGACTATGATCTAACCTTTTCTTGCAGGATTTGTACTGATGTTTTTGTTGATCATGCTTATtatccacccttgatgacaaaatgGGGAGTAATAGCAAGCACTAGTAAATGTGTCCTAGAAATTTTTTGGCATTTGCTGCAGCTACTAGTATGTCTTTTGGGATTTTTGTCTGattgaaacttgatttcacatGCTGAATCCTTTTGCTGCTGATATTAGCTTGATGTTGGGTTGATTATGTGATGTTGTTTATTTGATACCCTTTAGCCAAGATAAATGTGTATAGCTCTTTATTGTGCTCTCTTTAAGTGTAATATAAAACAGAAACAAAGAGGAAAGCATAAATCCAGGGGGAGCTaatcttgaaaaggaaagggggagcaacataaaagcaaatgacaaaaatcaaagggagtttctaaaccttactcaaactcatttccttttgattattgcttaaatcatgtttgtcatcaagggggagattgttgagttaagaaattaactaaattaattagtgatgacaaacattatttttgggtaaaataaataattaatgtcgattaattatatttacatattactaattatttattgttgCAGGCAAAATCCAATTTCATAGCCCAAATGGAATGAAAAGCAAACAGAAAATAATGGTGGGctgaaaacaaaatagaagcccaaggaaaagaaaagaaagaagtcaGATGGGTTGCTCAAATGAATACCCGAACCAAACCCAGCTTAATTTCAATTCCCTCCATCTTGCTCCAACCAAAGCAACGTTCCCCTCTCTTTTGTCATAGTCAAATCAGAgtttcagaaaagtaagaaagagaaagagagagagcttcttccctaagctaaTCACCAAAAAAGCAAGAGAGAGAAGGATTAAGCTTGAAAGGCAGATGTCATTTCAACAagttcaaaccaaatcaagcttaggttaaaggtaacacATTTTctcttgcatgcatcagatcttcttctcttcttccaaaCTTTCTGCTCTATCCAAAATGGGATGCAAAGAAAAGATGATCTCTGTTCTTCACTGCTGCATATCCACGGTCTTAAACATGACTTGGagaccaagttggttttcaaggactaagatcaagttgaccatgagaagatttctatggttgTTGCTATATGGTTTTCGGTCAAGATGAAGAAGTCAGAAacaaagtttctactctaaggtttaatgtgaaaaagtgaatctgtggttggtgaagctcaaggctcaaggtgtttaccttggaagaagaacccagcaacatgcaaggagataaaaagaggtttgctgttcattcagaaactaaggagagaaaaccagtgaatagagaTTTTGTTCTAAGAGAGCTCTTTaaagaagttcaactaactggacagtgtaacctaatcaaaggtgcattccgccagtatgaagaactgaatcagaggcttgtCAATATGGTTTTTCACATAGCACAGAGGCTGTTTAtgaaatcaatctccttcatgttttacagattgtaatgtacttttcaatgtttctctttctctaatttcttgtgagaaaaggcattgtgaggaaactcaagtaaaagccatgagtggaaaaaggctgagtgaaacacttgagagaaaagcctagagttattttctgatttctttaggtatgtccaTGTCTtgttgacgaatggatttttgatggtttagaatttcacaaatgaattctcgttgcaagtatagttcctaaaccaaacaataatcctttcatacaaaaagttgtttgtcacaagtacaaacccctaaaatttataaaccgaagtattgaacctcgggtcgttctccctaggaattacaataaagtgtcttgtcaTTGGTTATGaattatttttggggttttgataagaggcatgaaagataaaatgatccacaatatatataattcaagcaagttctatgaaaggttttcactcaaatcaattgagatgccctatagatagagatccttgaaaattttcattattttgactaagcttattgtgtatacatatgcaaaaataagaaaatgagagtaaaaatcctaaaatcctaaaatgaaatgcaaaagtgttgggattagaaatttgtcacccaaaatcgccgatcggtcggacgacctccccacacttaaaagtttgcaccgtcctcggtgcactcaaagatgagcaagggggtatggcgactctccggattgctatgtgttctttcttccgcttccatggttgcttgtggtgcattcgttatgaaaaacaaaaatataacaccataagatgagaagatataaaagcaaggaagcatacattgttggaatgaggtgaatcactagaatgaggtgagtgaattagtgtgacattaagaaatattaggtgtgtgaattctaaattgcgcggtttagaatacacattagcataaaagctatgtcacaaaagaagcatgcacttcacttatcctagtgtgcttgagatgctttaagtaagcttgtaaggtaagaagcattagagaagcatgaaagcattcaagtcaaacatacggatggatataatcatgaacacaatgcattaaggtaaatgcacaacatcatccatcaagaggttgcctaatcgagggaaaaggttcaaatcacatggtggctagctacaacatgcaatgcaaaagagttataagctcgaagacaagcatgccgcgcgcgcgcggatggcttatttcgagagtgacgcgtacgcgtcatgtgcgcgagcGCGCAAATaggtttgtgccaaaggcacaacgttggcgcggcgcaggcacagctctctggaaaatgtatggaggttggaacttctcaatccacgcgtacgcacgcatggcgcgcgcacgtggatggtcaaaaatgctggaagtgcgcatacgcgccatgtacgcgtacgtgtggatgatgctctgtttttcaaaaaaaattttctatgtttttgcaccaatccaagcatttcaaacctccaaacagctaccaaaacaccataaaaccttatttaacatacttaaactaccaattaaactcTACCAACTAatctaaacatgaaattaaactaattttaccaatatttacaaaagagaaaatgaaaagattttaccatggtggggtgtctcccacctagcacttttgtttattgtccttaagttggacttatggggagctcctctcaaggtggcttgtgcttgaagctatccttgaacatccaccaatgcttgaatctccaataagctccaatcttcaattttaatatcttcaagccttgatggagttcttcacaaaccatgggctcccaaaattgatcctcatatattcccggatcccatatcttatttccacacccatcttcaagttgattatcattattccatttgggtggcatgaccttagaattctcaataaaatgaccaaacattctcctagacccaaacAATCTAGCTCTATACCAAACCGTGCAATTAAGCTTCgaacatgcaaccataatgagcctagaataatgtttccaaccactagccatttcctttttgcttttaaagccacaaatatgtctaagttgaccatccgtctcaagcaaaccatattcaaggggaataataaagcttgagtataaggaatttacccacttgaatgaaagaatggatggtggtggcttggggagaggcATCTCCAACGTGCTAGCAAgctttactcccttgtgttcttccttattaatctccacctcttcataaacttcttcatttccaatcctttgttcatcaatttcatctaactcttcctcatcactcaaatcataaatgggaggttgagagaaatctacctccacattgctttctatctcattgggagaaggttcttcaaattcaaaggattcaccaccaagatggttggatgcatgatcttcatcaccaagggaactcaattcttgcttcattctttccaagtcttcattcaaaaattgttttggaggttgtgcactttcctcctcgacatcaaattcaatcttcttggatggattttctatgattttagcttcccatggagattccgcatctcctaggtcttcaaccacttcttcctcttcttcaatgatcataggctcctccaattgttctaatacaaagtgGCATTCCTCCTTTTTCACCGGAGttttcaatctctccttcatgctatgttcctctttagattctccacatgtagccatgggagttccttgagtgtccaaaagTTGGGATGCTAGccggtttaccacctcatccaaggcggtcatgaattgttgcacatcccttgtcatctcctcttgtccttgaagaagaacatcgagggtttcatccattagaggttgggg from Arachis ipaensis cultivar K30076 chromosome B09, Araip1.1, whole genome shotgun sequence includes these protein-coding regions:
- the LOC107616293 gene encoding extensin-like, with the translated sequence MRKKTIAHKPPREKVYKLPSKPSTRSQDRTFTPSPSPPTSPPRTAPMARTKTTPRYPTPAKPTPPPKATSSKPSSSKPGSSKGKRPTVEEPVPETTKPKPKSVPVRSQRGARATQNTHRIHCLVPPSAAQRLSPRPSAIEAHPTPQVPTPALPTPHSGSGSRHSHGAGQSGDLDLIFSPHGLLRVSWHTPRITDSSLSHLFTTLCVHPSHRRSSSFDGR